From the Martelella mediterranea DSM 17316 genome, one window contains:
- a CDS encoding MFS transporter: protein MTDSTAFRNINILTMAQAVGGAAPPIVISLGGIIGTVLAPDPALATFPVSLYNVGVAIGTLPAAWVMRRFGRREGYIFGAMIGICGGLLAATAITAGLFLLFCLAIMTVGLYGSYIQSFRFAAADTAEGDMKAKAISRVMVGGLAAAIIGPQVAIWTVDAVPGHPYVASFIGLSVLAFLTLLLVSRLKIPRPVAVSISGGRPLSEIARSPRFIMAAATGVVSYALMAFIMTATPLAMIACGHSVGQATLGIQWHVLAMFGPSFFTGRLIARFGKETIAATGLALIAGCAVIALSGLGLTHFWLALILLGVGWNFGFIGATAMITDCHTPEERGKVQGLNDFLVFGSTATASFLAGALVHIDNGWSMMNWLVFPAVAMVLVPLMFSRRLFARAG, encoded by the coding sequence ATGACCGACAGCACCGCTTTCCGCAACATCAACATCCTGACCATGGCCCAGGCCGTGGGCGGCGCAGCGCCGCCGATCGTGATCTCGCTCGGCGGCATTATCGGCACGGTGCTGGCGCCCGATCCTGCGCTCGCGACCTTTCCGGTCAGCCTCTACAACGTTGGCGTGGCCATCGGCACACTGCCGGCGGCATGGGTGATGCGCCGCTTCGGTCGGCGCGAGGGCTATATCTTCGGCGCCATGATCGGCATCTGCGGCGGGCTTCTTGCCGCAACCGCCATCACCGCCGGCCTGTTCCTGCTGTTTTGCCTCGCGATCATGACCGTCGGGCTTTACGGCTCCTATATCCAGAGCTTCCGTTTCGCCGCCGCCGACACCGCCGAGGGCGACATGAAGGCCAAGGCGATCTCGCGGGTCATGGTCGGCGGGCTGGCAGCCGCCATCATCGGCCCGCAGGTGGCGATCTGGACGGTCGATGCCGTGCCCGGCCATCCCTATGTCGCAAGCTTCATCGGGCTATCCGTGCTGGCGTTCCTCACGCTGCTGCTGGTCTCGCGGCTGAAGATACCGCGACCTGTTGCGGTTTCGATCTCCGGCGGACGGCCGCTGTCCGAGATCGCCCGCTCGCCCCGTTTCATCATGGCCGCCGCGACCGGCGTCGTTTCCTATGCGCTGATGGCCTTCATCATGACGGCGACGCCGCTCGCCATGATCGCCTGCGGCCATTCGGTCGGCCAGGCGACGCTCGGCATCCAGTGGCACGTGCTGGCGATGTTCGGGCCGAGCTTCTTCACCGGAAGGCTGATCGCCCGCTTCGGCAAGGAGACGATCGCCGCGACCGGTCTGGCGCTGATTGCCGGTTGCGCGGTAATCGCGCTTTCAGGACTCGGGCTCACGCATTTCTGGCTGGCGCTGATCCTGCTCGGCGTCGGCTGGAATTTCGGCTTTATCGGCGCAACCGCGATGATCACCGACTGCCACACGCCGGAAGAGCGCGGCAAGGTGCAGGGTCTCAACGATTTCCTCGTCTTCGGCTCCACCGCCACCGCCTCCTTCCTCGCCGGCGCGCTGGTGCATATCGACAATGGCTGGAGCATGATGAACTGGCTGGTGTTCCCGGCCGTGGCGATGGTTCTGGTTCCGCTGATGTTCAGCCGCAGGCTTTTCGCGCGGGCGGGCTGA
- the lysS gene encoding lysine--tRNA ligase: MNKKTEELSSDATEVRAQKLEILREKIGDVYPAHFHRTMTNAELAEKYADLPDDVTTEDVVTVAGRVYSMRNSGMFVDLRDASGKIQIFSHKDTTPEDVRELWSLVDLADIVGVTGVVRRTKRGELTINAQELTILTKALKPMPEKYHGLADIETRYRQRYLDIMSNEDSKLRFIQRSKVLSGVRRFLEDEGFMEVETPMLQSIYGGATADPFKTHHNALDMDMYLRIAPELYLKRILVSGLTDKVFEVNRNFRNEGVSTRHNPEFTMMECYWAYADYEDMMGLVERMFETLAITLHGQTKLPFGEIELDFKGPFRRVPMPDAVKEATGIDFRAIATDEEARAAAKAAGFEIEDDWTWGECLAFIFEEKVEDTLIQPAHVTHFPKDISPFAKEVPGEPRLVERFETYVNGWELGNAFSELNDPVEQRRRMVEQLEQSHARGETEKRLDEDFLNAMDHGMPPAGGLGIGIDRLIMLLTNGPSIRDVILFPARRHKD, encoded by the coding sequence ATGAACAAGAAGACAGAAGAACTCTCCTCCGACGCAACGGAAGTCCGCGCCCAGAAGCTTGAAATCCTGCGCGAAAAGATCGGCGACGTCTATCCGGCGCATTTCCACCGCACGATGACCAATGCGGAACTGGCCGAAAAATATGCCGACCTTCCCGATGACGTCACCACCGAGGATGTCGTCACCGTCGCCGGCCGCGTCTATTCGATGCGCAATTCCGGCATGTTCGTCGACCTGCGCGATGCCTCCGGCAAGATCCAGATCTTCTCGCACAAGGACACGACGCCGGAAGACGTGCGCGAACTGTGGTCGCTGGTCGATCTCGCCGACATCGTCGGCGTCACCGGCGTCGTGCGCCGCACCAAGCGCGGCGAGCTGACGATCAACGCCCAGGAACTCACCATCCTCACCAAGGCGCTGAAGCCGATGCCCGAGAAGTATCACGGGCTGGCCGATATCGAGACGCGCTATCGCCAGCGCTATCTCGACATCATGAGCAACGAGGATTCCAAGCTGCGCTTCATCCAGCGCTCCAAGGTGCTGTCTGGCGTCCGCCGCTTCCTGGAGGACGAGGGCTTCATGGAAGTCGAGACCCCGATGCTGCAGTCGATCTATGGCGGCGCGACGGCCGATCCGTTCAAGACGCATCACAATGCGCTCGACATGGACATGTACTTGCGCATTGCGCCGGAGCTTTACCTGAAGCGCATCCTCGTCTCGGGGCTGACCGACAAGGTGTTCGAGGTCAACCGCAACTTCCGCAATGAAGGCGTGTCGACCCGGCACAATCCCGAATTCACGATGATGGAGTGCTACTGGGCCTATGCCGACTACGAGGACATGATGGGCCTCGTGGAACGCATGTTCGAGACGCTCGCCATCACGCTCCACGGCCAGACAAAGCTGCCCTTTGGCGAGATCGAACTCGACTTCAAGGGCCCGTTCCGGCGCGTGCCGATGCCAGATGCGGTCAAGGAGGCCACCGGCATCGATTTCCGCGCGATCGCGACCGACGAGGAAGCCCGCGCTGCCGCCAAGGCCGCCGGCTTCGAGATCGAGGACGACTGGACCTGGGGCGAATGCCTCGCCTTCATCTTCGAGGAGAAGGTCGAGGACACGCTGATCCAGCCCGCTCACGTGACCCATTTCCCGAAGGACATCTCGCCCTTCGCCAAGGAAGTGCCGGGCGAGCCGCGCCTCGTCGAGCGCTTCGAGACCTATGTCAACGGCTGGGAACTCGGCAATGCGTTTTCCGAACTGAACGACCCGGTCGAGCAGCGCCGCCGCATGGTGGAACAGCTTGAACAGTCTCACGCACGCGGCGAGACCGAGAAGCGTCTGGACGAGGATTTCCTCAACGCCATGGACCACGGCATGCCGCCCGCCGGCGGGCTGGGCATCGGCATCGACCGCCTGATCATGCTCCTGACCAACGGCCCCTCGATCCGCGACGTCATCCTGTTCCCGGCTCGGCGTCACAAGGATTGA
- a CDS encoding phosphotransferase, translating to MDEEEISLSGGRFTPGVVRLGYTVRRPLREGLAESLLTYLEIAGFSGAPRFRGRDDKCRAVLTYIEGSVPSELGHFEDAALAAAAGLLRRFHDATAGFPAVGEAAAEVVCHNDFSPTNAVFRDGLPYAVIDFDTLAPGTRLWDLGYSAFTWLDIGNDDYSGAEQLRRLAVFADGYGLAACPAEAILSHAVVRQNALAAKARAAGQSDIAEWAAVAAEWTARHMASKSMP from the coding sequence ATGGACGAAGAGGAGATTTCCCTTTCCGGCGGCCGCTTTACTCCTGGGGTGGTGCGGCTCGGCTACACGGTGCGCCGGCCTTTGCGTGAGGGCCTTGCCGAATCCTTGCTTACTTATCTGGAGATCGCGGGTTTTTCCGGCGCTCCACGCTTTCGTGGGCGCGATGACAAGTGCAGGGCGGTCCTGACCTATATCGAGGGTAGTGTGCCCTCCGAACTAGGCCATTTTGAGGATGCTGCCCTGGCTGCCGCTGCTGGTTTGCTAAGACGGTTTCATGACGCCACAGCGGGGTTTCCGGCCGTCGGAGAGGCTGCCGCCGAAGTCGTCTGTCACAATGATTTCTCGCCCACCAATGCCGTTTTCCGGGATGGCCTGCCGTATGCCGTGATCGATTTCGACACGCTTGCACCCGGGACAAGGCTTTGGGATCTGGGTTATTCTGCCTTTACCTGGCTCGATATCGGCAATGACGATTATTCCGGTGCCGAGCAGTTGCGGCGACTTGCCGTTTTTGCTGATGGCTACGGGCTGGCGGCATGTCCGGCCGAGGCTATCCTGTCGCATGCGGTGGTTCGCCAGAACGCGCTGGCGGCGAAGGCTCGCGCCGCCGGGCAATCCGACATAGCGGAATGGGCTGCCGTCGCTGCCGAATGGACGGCGCGCCACATGGCGTCGAAGAGCATGCCGTAA
- the gltX gene encoding glutamate--tRNA ligase, with the protein MSTTGPRLRIAPSPTGEPHVGTAYTALFNYLYAKKMGGTFILRIEDTDATRSTPEFEKNVLDALKWCGLEWAEGPDVGGPYGPYRQSDRKDLYKPYVDRLVAEGHAFHCFCTPERLERMRAGQRAEGRAPKYDGLCMHLKAEEVKARIEAGEPNVVRMKIPTEGSCKFTDGVYGDVEIPWDAVDMQVLLKADGMPTYHMANVVDDHMMKITHVARGEEWLASVPKHILLYTYLGLEPPQFFHLPLMRNPDKSKLSKRKNPTSISYYSALGYLPEALMNFLGLFFIQIAEGEELMTMDQLIAQFDADNLNKSGAVFDTQKLEWLNGRFLRETLTEEDFILRVAAWASENARLKEGLKLSQSRITKLGELPALMGFLLQSDMVPEAEAFAKIKKTNPAEILEILQAVQPVLEKLVEWNVTTIEEALRQLSEDMDKKLRTVVAPLFVAMSGSSRSLPLFDSMAILGRAVVRQRLKTAEGVVAGMVAEEAKK; encoded by the coding sequence ATGAGCACAACCGGCCCGCGCCTGCGCATCGCGCCATCTCCGACCGGCGAGCCGCATGTCGGCACCGCCTACACCGCGCTGTTCAACTATCTCTACGCCAAGAAGATGGGCGGCACCTTCATTCTGCGCATCGAGGATACCGACGCGACGCGCTCGACGCCGGAATTCGAGAAGAACGTGCTCGACGCGCTGAAATGGTGCGGGCTGGAATGGGCGGAAGGCCCGGATGTTGGCGGTCCCTACGGCCCCTATCGCCAGTCCGACCGCAAGGACCTCTACAAGCCCTATGTCGACCGTCTGGTCGCAGAAGGCCACGCCTTCCACTGCTTCTGCACGCCGGAGCGGCTGGAGCGCATGCGCGCCGGCCAGCGCGCCGAGGGCAGGGCTCCGAAATATGACGGGCTCTGCATGCATCTGAAGGCGGAGGAGGTGAAGGCCCGCATCGAGGCCGGCGAGCCCAATGTCGTGCGCATGAAGATCCCGACCGAAGGATCGTGCAAGTTCACCGATGGCGTCTACGGCGATGTCGAAATCCCGTGGGACGCGGTCGACATGCAGGTGCTGCTCAAGGCCGACGGCATGCCGACCTATCACATGGCGAACGTCGTCGACGACCACATGATGAAGATCACCCATGTGGCGCGCGGCGAGGAGTGGCTCGCCTCGGTGCCGAAGCACATCCTGCTCTACACCTATCTCGGGCTCGAGCCGCCGCAGTTCTTCCACTTGCCGCTGATGCGCAATCCCGACAAGTCGAAGCTGTCGAAGCGCAAGAACCCGACCTCGATCTCCTATTATTCGGCGCTCGGCTATCTGCCGGAAGCGCTCATGAACTTCCTCGGCCTGTTCTTCATCCAGATCGCCGAGGGCGAAGAGCTGATGACGATGGACCAACTCATCGCGCAGTTCGACGCCGACAATCTCAACAAGTCCGGCGCGGTGTTCGACACCCAGAAGCTCGAATGGTTGAACGGAAGGTTCCTGCGCGAAACGCTGACGGAAGAGGATTTCATCCTCCGCGTCGCCGCCTGGGCGTCCGAGAACGCGCGGCTGAAGGAAGGGCTGAAACTTTCCCAGAGCCGGATCACCAAGCTCGGCGAGCTGCCGGCGCTGATGGGCTTCCTGCTGCAGTCGGACATGGTGCCGGAGGCCGAAGCCTTCGCCAAGATCAAGAAGACCAATCCGGCGGAAATCCTCGAGATCCTACAGGCCGTCCAGCCGGTGCTGGAAAAGCTGGTCGAGTGGAACGTCACCACCATCGAGGAGGCGCTGCGCCAGCTTTCCGAAGACATGGACAAGAAACTGCGCACGGTTGTCGCGCCGCTGTTCGTCGCCATGTCCGGCTCGTCGCGGTCGCTGCCGCTGTTTGACAGTATGGCCATTCTCGGCCGTGCGGTCGTGCGCCAGCGGCTGAAGACGGCCGAGGGCGTCGTCGCGGGCATGGTCGCAGAAGAGGCAAAGAAGTAA